One region of Candidatus Edwardsbacteria bacterium genomic DNA includes:
- a CDS encoding TldD/PmbA family protein translates to MKDLAQHALNVAELAGASYADIRIINEDSERVEVKDGQVGSINRRTSGGFGIRVIANGAWGFASSPKIDKAEIERVAKQAVKVARASALLKIRDLELAPVEKYIDKYVTPHKKNPLEVPLEDKIALLLKTDQIMRKVKGVNITESQIAAWVEDQLFASTIGSFIEQRIIQCGGGYTATAIRDGDVQHRSYPCSHDGQWESNGYEMIEALDFPAHAQQAAEEAVALLSAEQCPSGEKDIIIEGSQLSLQIHESVGHPLELDRVFGSEANFAGTSFATTDNLDKLKYGSDIVTITSDPTCPMGLGSYGYDDEGVKAQKNNLIKNGMLVNYLSSRETAQKIGKVSTGAMRADGWGNMPIVRMTCINLEPGTKPLEQIISETDDGIYMATNKSFSIDDRRSNFQFGTEIAWEIKKGKLGQMIKNATYTGFTPQFWNACDAIAGPKDWKIWGTANCGKGEPQQLARTAQGCSPSRFRKIKVGVVPGKK, encoded by the coding sequence TTGAAAGACCTAGCGCAACACGCCCTTAACGTGGCCGAGCTGGCCGGGGCCAGCTACGCCGACATCCGCATCATCAACGAGGACTCCGAGCGGGTGGAGGTCAAGGACGGCCAGGTGGGCAGCATCAACCGGCGGACCTCCGGGGGCTTCGGCATCCGGGTTATCGCCAACGGGGCCTGGGGCTTCGCCTCCAGCCCCAAAATAGACAAGGCCGAGATCGAGCGGGTGGCCAAGCAGGCGGTCAAGGTGGCCCGGGCCAGCGCCCTGCTCAAGATCCGGGACCTGGAACTGGCCCCGGTGGAGAAATACATCGACAAATACGTCACCCCGCACAAGAAGAATCCGCTGGAGGTGCCCCTCGAGGACAAGATCGCCCTGCTGCTGAAGACCGACCAGATCATGCGCAAGGTCAAGGGGGTCAACATCACCGAGTCGCAGATCGCGGCCTGGGTGGAGGACCAGCTTTTCGCCTCGACCATCGGTTCCTTCATCGAACAGCGCATCATCCAATGCGGCGGGGGATACACCGCCACGGCCATCAGGGATGGTGATGTGCAGCACCGTTCCTATCCCTGCTCTCACGACGGACAGTGGGAATCCAACGGCTACGAGATGATCGAGGCCCTGGACTTCCCGGCTCACGCCCAGCAGGCGGCCGAGGAGGCGGTGGCCCTGCTATCGGCGGAGCAGTGCCCCAGCGGCGAGAAGGACATCATCATCGAAGGCTCCCAGCTTTCCCTGCAGATCCACGAATCGGTGGGACATCCCCTGGAGCTGGATCGGGTGTTCGGCAGCGAGGCCAACTTTGCCGGGACCAGCTTTGCCACCACCGACAATCTGGACAAGCTGAAATACGGCTCGGATATCGTCACCATCACCTCCGATCCCACCTGCCCCATGGGGCTGGGCAGTTACGGCTACGATGACGAGGGAGTCAAGGCCCAAAAGAACAACTTGATAAAGAACGGGATGCTGGTCAATTATCTTTCCTCCCGGGAGACCGCCCAGAAGATCGGCAAAGTATCCACCGGGGCCATGAGAGCCGACGGCTGGGGCAACATGCCCATCGTCCGGATGACCTGCATCAACCTGGAGCCGGGCACCAAACCGCTGGAGCAGATCATCTCCGAAACAGACGACGGGATCTACATGGCCACCAACAAGAGTTTTTCCATAGACGACCGGCGCTCCAATTTCCAGTTCGGCACCGAGATCGCCTGGGAGATCAAGAAGGGCAAGCTGGGACAGATGATCAAGAACGCCACCTACACCGGGTTCACCCCGCAATTCTGGAACGCTTGCGACGCCATCGCCGGGCCCAAGGACTGGAAGATATGGGGAACCGCCAACTGCGGCAAGGGGGAGCCCCAGCAGCTGGCCCGCACCGCCCAAGGCTGTTCGCCAAGCCGGTTCCGGAAGATCAAGGTCGGCGTAGTGCCGGGTAAAAAGTAA